The Arachis ipaensis cultivar K30076 chromosome B07, Araip1.1, whole genome shotgun sequence genomic interval TTGCAAAAAATGTGTATTCTATCTTCTCTCAATCTTACTTGACCATGACCTAATATAGCATAAATAAACATATTTCATACTACCTGACATCACTcacaaattattaaaaaaatataatcagTTTTTATAGTATCATTAAAAATAGAGGTTTTATAGATAATTTGTAATTGAGTTTTTGGCATGTTTAATTATGAGTCGTTTATCTTTTTACAATCTTTTGgagtcaaaaaaataaaaatatttcaataCATAATTGATTTAATAAATTGGAGAAAGATACATAGAGATaaaaaagaattaataaaagtagaTGAAGACCCGAGAAAAGATAATGGAATAAGGAAGAAGACGATGTGGATGAAAAGTACAAAGTTATTCTAATAACGTGATTATAAAGTGAGAGAAATTGGTGGAAGTTTTTTTAAATCGAATAATTGACGTTAAGTGGAAAGTTAATTAGAAAGGGTAATATTGGAAAGAAATTTTAGACACCAAATCCATGTATtaccattatatattgttatagatattactgagttaaaataattatttttaatttaaattagaggtccgtaacaccacactacctctgctctatgacttaagcgtaaaattctgagtagtagggtgttacaatactctaatttaaaattagagataatctaattaatttttttcagttCATAAAATTACACTAAAAATCtcaattattcaaattaattatcaaaacctcattattttttaattactaaaactttaaattttaaataaggaAATACCCAATTCTTATGAAAATTACatataatcctaattaattttaaactcaaaatatcataaagctttatttaattacttttagtaaaataattttcttagaataaattttttaacaaatatattaattttattttttcaaaaacttagATTGTTACAGCAAAATGAAATAAGGACtaacgtttttttttttcacaaattaGTAGCAACATAAAATAAGTGAGAAAAGTCTATCAGTTGTTAAGCAGTCGCTAATTCctcactaaataagcttttgattagtgACTCAATTGCGATCACTTACTTCTAAGATTTTCTCGGTTAGTTTTGGATTTGTTATAACTCTGCGACGAATTTCCAACAAGATTAGCgagtaatttgctacaaaatagATAGGATATAGCTTTTGCTTTGCAGCGAAATTGCAGTTGTCAAGTCGCTCGCTAAACTAAACTTGCGACAACTTAGCGAGAAATATATTTCGCCCGCTAATCAGCGACTTGAAATCAGCGAACAAAGTATGTCAGTTGTTAAACGGTCGCAAATTTCTCGCTACTTAGGTCCTAGGTGCTCAATATCCGTATTTCCACTTTAGCGACTAATTAGCAAGGAACACTTCCCTAATTGAATGATTTATACATTGCGACGAGTTAGCGACGACTATTTTCTGTCGCTATCCTAATTTTGAATTTGACAATATTATgcgacaaattagcgagaaactagttgctcgctaaaaataaaaactttggtgACAAATTAGCTAGGAAATTGTCCTTCGCaaaatgtatttcaagtctttgtgacggattagctagTAACATTGTTCCTCACTAATTAGACTTTTTGCACAAAGTTTATTTAGCGACGAACTAGTGTGTGAATTGTTTCTcgctaattgtatatcaaacaATTGCGACGGAATAGTGACAATAATATCCCTCACTACTTTACTTTTATTCAATTGAATCCCTAAGTGATtgatttgctagaacattgtcactcgctaattaatttgtgacaaattagcgagaaaATTTTTCTCGCTCTTTTTTTAGCTACAAAAGTCAATTTGCGAGAAACAAACTTACTCGTGAATCTCTCGCTAATCATTCACTTTTCTCAAGTTCGGATATTTTGTGACCGCTCATTAATTTTGTCGTTAATACCTCACTAATTTCTTGTAAGTTAGTGACGGattagtgacaaaaaatatttctcACAAAAATCCGTCGttaatttgtcaaattcttgtagtggtaggataacattaaatctatttaaaatttttgagactgaaataaaatatttaaaatattaaaaatcaaattaaattttattttgaagatTAAAataatgttttattttattatttattatatctaTATGTATTGGATTCTGTAACCATGCATCAAGTTCTGTTTAAGTCATATCGTATAAACCTGTATGTTGACACAATTTTTTCAAGTAACATATATGAACATATTTGAGCGAATAATCTTTATTATATTCCACTACCATAGGCTATATATATATGATATGACAACGAagaaattaatattaatataagaGCCAACACATAACACCAATAACTGTTATTTAATTGAATATCTTATGGGCACCCTTCCTTAGGAATTAACTCATTTTCATGGACTACATTCTCTTATCTCCAATTTTATTTAAATGTTtgacaaatatttttatttatcgaACAAACAAAAAATCATAAGTGAAGTAGGTGTAATGTACATTTTGGTTTGGTCTTGGTAGCCAATCGTTGCTTAGTGGGCTGAGCATCAAAGACGTGGTCACATAGCCTGCCAAAATTATTATCATGATTTTTGTCAAAAACTTGAAtcacattttctttttctttataaattgTAAGATCATCACTCACTAAAATTATCTTTATACGAAAAAAAACAAGTGAGAACTAATAAATAGTTTGATGAGATAATACTCAAAAATTGGTTCTAACctaaatattttaaaatctttaagtaaaattagaattataattttaaatgctTTGTAAAGAACAAATTAAGGTAAAAAAAAGATTCAAttgtcactttttttttttagttgttcaCGGTATCCCTCAATTCGACAAGTCAATCACTAATCCGTCGTGAATTTGAGCTTCATTTAATGGTCTGTTGCTGTTGTTGCATGACAAGGCAAGATTCGAACCCAATACTTATTTAAACGGACAAATAAGCTGTCAGTAGAAGCTATCAATCTATTTCAACATATCATTAACCGTTATGTGACAAAAACAAATTCAGAGACTAATTTGAGTTATTAATACTAAGTTGAAAAATCAAATTGAATGTCAAAAAATTAGAGACCAGATTGAGGTGTGAGTGTAACTACAAAggttaatttaaatattaactcataatttaacatatttaactaaattatcatctaCAATTTTTAATTATCATATTTACGTGAAAACAATTTGAAATGAATAGTCACCAAATTGTAAATGTAGTATCACACTTTTGAGAAAAAGAAGATCGAAAGAAGAATATTAAAAAATGAAAACCAACCACCCAAGATATAGGGTTAACAAAACTTTAAAGGCAATATACATAGTGTTTATTGCTTTAAGGagcaaagaaattaaaaaaaaaaacattggtGGCATACACACACAAATCACAAGGCCAAAGGGGGTCCATGAAATAATTTCCCAACAACATTGAGTGGGATTGCACCACTAATAAATATTCTACATATGCCCCCTTTTTAGGTTCACACATAAATCTCTTCACTATTAAGCTTAATTAGTAGCTTTATTCCCAATAGCCGTTTGTCCCACATTTTAAATTCTGAAAACAGCTCAGTTTTCTTGTGCTAGTTATCTTCTGTATGCTGTCCACAAGACACAAGTATCATCATATTGCTCAAATCATGCTAAATAATAAATACATTTGACTTTTCTTTTTCTGACTTTCAAATCATATgaagaaaattaatttttctttttttgaattgCTTGTTTCCATACTGCTTGTGAGTTACTTGGAATATAGGGAATCACAGCTGTCCGACTGATAAGCTTTACGGTCTCTAGTCGGGCGAATGGTGAAGGGTAACTTGTAAGGACACTTCGACATTCAAATTAGAATAGATTTTAAAAGTAGAGTTTTAGGGGTGTGTATAACGTACTTGCGACTCCCTTTTATATAGGTTTGgccatcttatcttatcttagttagGAGGTGGccgatatttgaatttgaatgacgGTAAGGAATATATTCAGAAAAAGATGATTCGAATTTTGGGACCGAGTCATCGTTGGATTGTTGTCCGTGagtatttttcttattttgattgTTTCAAGCCCTATTTTGCAAAGTTGAATATGTCAATGATAAGGTGCTTGATATTAGAAACAAACCTTTTGATTTTCCAAaccaaattatttttttcatttcgtTGGTTTACAATGCAAAATATGTTCAATAAGTAAAATCTTAGAACTATTTGTTGGTTTACAATTGTTGTATAAACTTCTAATATgaaatatttgaaatttaaaaacagaaaactaTATATCATTATAAGTAAGAAATTCCTATGTACAAAATCTATAAAATGACAACATCACCAATCAAACCTTCCCTAGGTTGAACTACTTTAAGCCATGTTCAAATTTATCAAATTTCACACCCTACCCAAAAAAAAGAGACTTGGTCTTAGCCAAGAGACAAATTGACACAGAAACtagaaggaaaaggaaaaggggaaaaatgaatactttatattaaaaaaaataaagtaaagaaaaACACATGAACATTTTTTTATATCTGACATAGAACACAAAATTTAGCATGAACAATCACAAATCagtttcatcattttcatcatcttcttcaagTTCATCAAAGAAAGAATCCTTAAGAAGCTCAGAAGCAGAAGGTCTTGCCCTTGGTTGAGCAATGCACCTCTCAATGAATGCCTTCACCTCTGAATCCTTAACCTTTTTCAGTGCATCTGGCCTCACACCAGAAGAAACCTTCTTGTAGATCTTTGCAACATTGTCACACTCACTATAAGGAATCTCAAGTGTCACCATCTCCAATACACACAACCCAAATGAGTATATGTCCACCAGTTCCGTGTAGTGCTCGTCGTATAGCTCCGGTGCCATGAATTCCGGCGTGCCGAGGATCGAGTGTGCTGAATGGTTCTTCTCCACAATTGCAGCCAAACCCAAGTCACCAATCTTAACCTAATAAGATTGGAACTTTGGTTATTAATTTGATACTGAGACAAAGTAATTGCACAGTTCGTGCTGATATAATCATACACCAAGAGTCCCATAAGCAAAAGAATGTTAGTTAGGTAGAAGATTAAAAATATTCAGAGATAAACCCTAGAGTGGTCTCTGAAATTAGCCGCCTACACTAAAATAGTCTTCCAGATCCCAATTGCACCAATTTCAGatacgtaattggtgcaattggaatTTCGGCGGATTATTTTAGTGCACGTGGCTGATTTCGGGACTAATTTGGGGCTAAGATACGTAATACAATAGCTTAAGGTATATAGTTTGACCATTTTTGCCAACCTAAAATGAGACACCGTGCCTTGTTGAAGTTAGATATTTAGATCCTACACATGTATAAAATCAAAGGATACTGCTCcaattttttgaaaagtttttatttttaacttgtgAAAGACGCAATCAATGAATAattgaaggaaaaataaaaaaccagAATTTGAGGGGAAAATAGATTTACCTGGCCAACATTCCCATTGACAAAAACATTGCTGCAATTCAAGTCCCTATGGATGATGCAGGGTTCATGAGTGTGCAAATAATTCAACCCTCTAAGAATCTGCTTTGACCACTTCTTAAGTGCCTTCAATGAAACATGTCTATGCTTCTTCCTATACTCCCTCAGATTCCCACTTGTGCAAACCTCAGTGATGAAATTCAGTGTGTTCTTGTTCTCATCCTTCCAAACACTGTAGAGTGCAATGATGTTCTTGTGTGCTAAGCTTCTCAGAAGCCTCACCTCAGAGTAAAGCCTATCCACCATGGCAGGGTCATCACAGAAATTTCTCAGCTTCACTTGGTTCCATGCAACTTCTATACCTTCTTCTTGATCAAATGCACGGTACACTTTCTTCACAGCACCAGATCCTAATAGCTCTGTGTATCTACCATAGCGTCCAGTAGGGTCAACTTCAACAAATGGCTCAGCATCTTTGTCACTTGGGTCAGGATTAACACTTGGCATCTGTGACACAAAACATCAAACACCTACCACGCATCAAAAAACAAGGATCATAATAATCATAATGAGGCAATAATAAGTAATAGCCATCAAGCCATCAACATCAAATcggtttcaaaatcaaatattagCTAAAATTATTGGTGAAGATTTTTAACTTTTTTGGTGGAACAAATCCAGAATGTTATCATGCCTTGTGGGAGAAAAAGGAACAACCCCATTAAACAAAGATTCTTGCTTTACATGGAAAAGTAAACAAATTAATTTCACGAtagaattaaaaaaacaaaaaaacaaagaagCATATGATAGTAGTTGACGCATTGAACAGAAAAACCATCATAATTCAGAACATAATGCATATCAAAGACTATGGTGTTGATGGTTACCATGAAAAAATTCACTGACTTGGAGCCTCAAGGGGAAAGAGGAGACGCCAAAGTCTGCAACT includes:
- the LOC107609615 gene encoding probable serine/threonine-protein kinase WNK11 isoform X2, coding for MPSVNPDPSDKDAEPFVEVDPTGRYGRYTELLGSGAVKKVYRAFDQEEGIEVAWNQVKLRNFCDDPAMVDRLYSEVRLLRSLAHKNIIALYSVWKDENKNTLNFITEVCTSGNLREYRKKHRHVSLKALKKWSKQILRGLNYLHTHEPCIIHRDLNCSNVFVNGNVGQVKIGDLGLAAIVEKNHSAHSILGTPEFMAPELYDEHYTELVDIYSFGLCVLEMVTLEIPYSECDNVAKIYKKVSSGVRPDALKKVKDSEVKAFIERCIAQPRARPSASELLKDSFFDELEEDDENDETDL
- the LOC107609615 gene encoding probable serine/threonine-protein kinase WNK11 isoform X1 — translated: MMPSVNPDPSDKDAEPFVEVDPTGRYGRYTELLGSGAVKKVYRAFDQEEGIEVAWNQVKLRNFCDDPAMVDRLYSEVRLLRSLAHKNIIALYSVWKDENKNTLNFITEVCTSGNLREYRKKHRHVSLKALKKWSKQILRGLNYLHTHEPCIIHRDLNCSNVFVNGNVGQVKIGDLGLAAIVEKNHSAHSILGTPEFMAPELYDEHYTELVDIYSFGLCVLEMVTLEIPYSECDNVAKIYKKVSSGVRPDALKKVKDSEVKAFIERCIAQPRARPSASELLKDSFFDELEEDDENDETDL